One window of the Cuculus canorus isolate bCucCan1 chromosome 13, bCucCan1.pri, whole genome shotgun sequence genome contains the following:
- the CPNE7 gene encoding copine-7, whose translation MPFTHGAACPPSRPASHRATATMGEAPEPASQAPLAAVSKVELRVSCKHLLDRDTLNKSDPCVLLLTQSQGQWMEVDRSEVIKSNLNPVFAKIFTVDYYFEEVQKLRFEVYDSHGHASVGTHDDDFLGGMECTVGQIVAQKRVTKPLFLKYGKFAGKSTITVISEEISGNNGYVELAFRAKKLDDKDLFSKSDPFLEIYRIDDDRSEQLVYRTEVVKNNLSPIWEPFKVSLNSLCSCEEKRKLRCVVWDYDSRGKHDFIGEFYTTFEEMQKAMGENKVQWDCMNPKYKIKKRNYKNSGVVVLLDLKIHRVYSFLDYIMGGCQIHFTVAIDFTASNGDPRNSCSLHYINPYQPNEYLKALVAVGEICQDYDSDKKFSALGFGARIPPKYEVSHDFAINFNPDNDECEGIQGVVESYQNCLPKIQLYGPTNVAPIISKVARVAADEERTKEASQYFILLILTDGVVTDMADTREAIVRASYLPMSIIIVGVGNADFTDMQILDGDDGILRSPKGEPVLRDIVQFVPFREFKNASPTALAKCVLAEVPKQVVEYYSYKAFPPRCPQSETPDSNLSSPQ comes from the exons ATGCCCTTCACCCACGGGGCCGCCTGCCCCCCATCACGTCCGGCCTCCCACCGCGCCACGGCCACCATGGGTGAGGCGCCCGAGCCGGCCAGCCAGGCCCCGCTGGCCGCTGTCTCCAAGGTGGAGCTGCGGGTGAGCTGCAAACACCTCCTGGATCGCGACACGCTCAACAAGTCGGACCCCTGCGTCCTGCTGCTCACGCAATCCCAGGGCCAGTGGATGGAG GTCGACCGCAGTGAGGTCATCAAGAGCAACCTCAACCCCGTCTTCGCCAAGATCTTCACAGTAGACTACTACTTTGAGGAGGTGCAGAAGCTGCGGTTCGAGGTGTACGACAGCCATGGGCACGCCAGCGTGGGCACGCATGACGATGACTTCCTGGGGGGCATGGAGTGCACCGTGGGGCAG ATCGTGGCGCAGAAGCGGGTGACAAAGCCGCTGTTCCTCAAGTATGGGAAGTTTGCGGGCAAGTCCACCATCACG GTCATCTCGGAGGAGATTTCTGGCAACAATGGCTATGTGGAGCTCGCCTTCCGGGCCAAGAAGCTGGATGACAAG gACCTCTTCAGCAAGTCAGACCCCTTCCTGGAGATCTACCGCATTGATGACGACCGCAGCGAGCAGCTGGTGTACCGCACCGAG GTGGTGAAGAACAACCTGAGCCCCATCTGGGAGCCCTTCAAGGTCTCCCTCAACTCACTTTGCAGCTGcgaggagaagaggaagctgagg TGCGTGGTGTGGGACTACGACTCGCGGGGCAAACACGACTTCATCGGGGAGTTCTACACCACCTTCGAGGAGATGCAGAAGGCAATGGGGGAGAACAAG GTGCAGTGGGACTGCATGAACCCCAAGTACAAAATCAAGAAGCGCAACTACAAGAACTCGGGTGTCGTGGTGCTGCTGGACCTGAAG ATCCACAGGGTTTACTCCTTCCTGGACTACATCATGGGAGGCTGCCAGATCCACTTCACG GTGGCCATCGACTTCACAGCCTCCAACGGGGATCCCCGGAACAGCTGCTCCCTGCACTACATCAACCCCTACCAGCCCAACGAGTACCTCAAGGCGCTGGTCGCGGTGGGTGAGATCTGCCAGGATTATGACAG CGATAAGAAATTCTCAGCTCTGGGCTTTGGTGCAAGGATCCCCCCCAAGTACGAG GTCTCCCATGATTTCGCCATCAACTTCAACCCCGATAACGATGAGTGCGAGG GCATCCAGGGCGTTGTAGAGTCCTACCAGAACTGTCTGCCCAAAATCCAGCTCTATGGCCCTACCAATGTGGCCCCCATCATCTCCAAGGTGGCTCGTGTGGCGGCGGATGAGGAGCGGACAAAGGAGGCTTCG CAATACTTCATCTTGCTGATCCTGACGGACGGGGTGGTGACGGACATGGCAGACACGCGGGAGGCCATCGTTCGCGCCTCCTACCTGCCCATGTCCATCATCATCGTGGGAGTGGGCAACGCCGACTTCACCGACATGCAGATCCTGGATGGGGATGATGGCATCCTGCGCTCCCCCAAGGGCGAACCTGTCCTCCGCGACATCGTCCAGTTCGTCCCTTTCCGGGAGTTCAAGAAC GCATCACCGACAGCCCTGGCGAAGTGCGTGCTGGCAGAGGTGCCCAAGCAGGTGGTGGAATACTACAGCTACAAGGCCTTCCCGCCCCGCTGTCCCCAGTCCGAGACCCCTGACTCCAACCTCAGCTCGCCCCAGTGA